Within the Cupriavidus necator N-1 genome, the region TATGCACCAATAATCCTGCCCTCAACCGGCACCGTACGAGCGCAGCGACGCTCCGGGGCCAAGTTCAAGAACAACAAGGTAGAAGGGCCACGTGTTTCGATTCGAGTATGGGACGACCAATGTCTACGCACTGCTTGGCTTCGAGGACGCCGAGGAAATTCCGTTGAAAGCGGAAATCGTGAAGGACATGACGGCATGTATGAGAGCCGCAGGCATTAGCTTGTCCGAGGCTGCAGCCATGCTGGGGACGCTTCAGTCGGATCTCGCCCTGGTTCTCTGCGGTAAGTTTCAAGACATCGGCGCAGATGAGTTGCGCGGTTGGCTCGCACGCCTTACCTCCCGGTCGTGGTGATTGCAGCGCCATCGCCCAAAAGAGGGTTGTCCGGTTACGCCGGTATCTAGCCTTCAGTGCCCCAGATAGTCGAATGACACAGAACGGAAAAATCACCGCGCTACTCTGGCGCGGCAGCGTTATTTGTTGGCGCCACGTGCATACGTGGTAGTGGTGGTCGAAAGCCGAACACAGAATCGGGACGACCGGAAGACAGGGGTCAAACAAACTTTGTGAGAGACAAGCAGGATGACGAAACGCATTGCATTGGTGACTGGCGGTATGGGCGGTTTGGGGGAGGCCATCAGCCTCAGGCTGCATGACGCTGGCTATAACGTGGTCGTGACGCATACGCCAGGCAACCCGAATGTGAACAACTGGCTCGCCATTATGGAAGCTGCCGGCCGCAATTTCCGTGCGTACGCGATGGACGTTGCGGACTATGATGCCTGCCAGGCAACGGTGGCAAAGATTCTTGCCGAGGTCGGGCAGGTCGACATCCTGGTGAATAACGCCGGCATTACCCGCGACATGGCCTTCAAGAAGATGGACAAGGTCAACTGGGACGCTGTGATTCGCACCAACCTGGATTCGGTGTTCAACGTGACCAAGCCTCTGTGCGAAGGCATGGTGGAGCGGGGCTGGGGGCGCATCATCAATATCTCGTCCATTAATGGTTCGAAGGGTGCGTTCGGGCAAACCAACTATGCGGCCGCGAAGGCGGGTATGTACGGGTTCACGAAGTCGCTTGCGCTGGAGGTGGCTCGCAAGGGGGTGACGGTCAACACGATCTCTCCGGGTTACCTGGCGACCAAGATGGTCACCGCTGTGCCGCAGGAGGTCATGGATACAAAGATCCTGCCTCAGATTCCGGTGGGGCGCCTTGGCAAGCCCGAGGAAGTGGCAGCCCTGGTTGCCTATCTGTGCTCCGAGGATGCGGCCTACGTGACCGGATCCAATATTGCGATCAACGGCGGGCAGCACATGCAATAACCGAGGGGGGCGGGACATGGTTCGTTAGCGACACCGTGCCCCCCTTATTTTGCGACATCATTCACCATCGGAGAGTAGCGTGGTCCTTACTCAAGAACAAATTCTGGCGGTACATCAATCCAACCTCGAATCCCTGTGCAGCCTGACATCCAAGGCCATCGAGGGCTATGAGAAGCTCGTTGAGCTGAATATGCAGGTTGCGAAAACGGCTCTGACGAAAAATCTGGACGGCGTCAGGCGCGCGCTCTCTGCCAAAGAGCCGCGGGAATTTCTGGAGGTTCACGTGTCGCTGGTGCAGCCGGCTGGCGAGAAGGCCATGGCATACGCCCGCCACGTCTATGAAATCACGTCGGAAACACAGAAAGAGCTCGCCAAAGTGGCAAAGGCCATGCTGACTGAGGGCTCACAGAAACTGCGAGAGAGTGTCGACAACCTCGCCAAGAATGCGCCGGCCGGCACGGAATCGGCCGTGGCGATCGTGAAGTCGGCTATTGCCGCCGCCGACAATGCCTACGAGTCGGTGGAGAAGGCCGCGGCGCAGGCCGTGGAAATTGCTGAATCCAATATCCAGGCCGTCGCCACCGTGGCAACGAATGCCGTACAGCAGGTCGGCGTGACGGCTCGTGCCGCCTCGAAGAATACTTCGGCTTCCGCCTGATCCTGCCGCAGCGATCCTCTGAAGCCCGGCCTGCCTCGGCCGGGCTGCTTCTTCTTGCCTAGGCGCGAGAAGCCGGTGCAGCAGCGGGTGGAGCTATGCGCGTTGACAGCCGGGATGCGATACAACCTCACTGGAAGCCTGCGGCCAGGCATTTCTTGCGAACCCGGACTTAGTCGCCCAGCGAGAGCAAGCGCCGAGGCAACAAGGCCAAGTCCGATGCGGTGATGGCCAGAGCGCGCGGCTACGTTGACAGGCTCCCAGGGGCGGCATGACGGTGGCCCAGGGTGGGAACTGCTGCATGCGCTGGCCACAGCATTATCAGCACTTCACACGATGTGAAAGCTCGACCAGGCCAAATAGAAAAGTCCTGCCGCCGCCACGAGGGCCGCCAGCAGCACGTAATAGCGGGCGCCATGACATGGCTGTTCCGGATGTCCCGACTCATAAAAGATCACGTTCCTCGAGTCTTACTCCTGTTCAAGAGGAGTCTAATGACAGCTTATGCTCTGCCGGACCAAACGTAACCAAACATGCCTTGGCGCATGCTGAGCCAAACGAAAGGCACTAATGCCTGGTCTTCGTCCTGCTCACGCGGGGAGCGTACGCCACGTCATGAAGATGTCGCGGACGGTTCGGTGAAGGATGAACAATCAGCGCGATCGCGGAGGACAGTTGGTAACGGTGCGGCGTGGGGCTTACGGCCGAAAATGCAACGTTCGCGGTCGCAGGGCGAAAGTCCGTTGTTCAGGGCGGAGCTGCCGCT harbors:
- the phbB gene encoding acetoacetyl-CoA reductase, translated to MTKRIALVTGGMGGLGEAISLRLHDAGYNVVVTHTPGNPNVNNWLAIMEAAGRNFRAYAMDVADYDACQATVAKILAEVGQVDILVNNAGITRDMAFKKMDKVNWDAVIRTNLDSVFNVTKPLCEGMVERGWGRIINISSINGSKGAFGQTNYAAAKAGMYGFTKSLALEVARKGVTVNTISPGYLATKMVTAVPQEVMDTKILPQIPVGRLGKPEEVAALVAYLCSEDAAYVTGSNIAINGGQHMQ
- a CDS encoding phasin family protein; the encoded protein is MVLTQEQILAVHQSNLESLCSLTSKAIEGYEKLVELNMQVAKTALTKNLDGVRRALSAKEPREFLEVHVSLVQPAGEKAMAYARHVYEITSETQKELAKVAKAMLTEGSQKLRESVDNLAKNAPAGTESAVAIVKSAIAAADNAYESVEKAAAQAVEIAESNIQAVATVATNAVQQVGVTARAASKNTSASA
- a CDS encoding XRE family transcriptional regulator, with translation MFRFEYGTTNVYALLGFEDAEEIPLKAEIVKDMTACMRAAGISLSEAAAMLGTLQSDLALVLCGKFQDIGADELRGWLARLTSRSW